A region from the Lysobacter sp. BMK333-48F3 genome encodes:
- a CDS encoding class I SAM-dependent methyltransferase: MRADRSDDALETLFQPFADGLLRWPEQGGALFLGARDGIGLRQRPRPGLVCEQGFKPDVDALHRAGLDTVDLETLDPQQRYPLVLVLPPRQRDEARALYAQALARTAPGGRVVACLRNDEGARTGEADLGLIAGPVASLSKRKCRAFWTAPLQGPKDPALAQAWAGADAPREILGGRYLSRPGVFAWDRIDPASALLAEHLPADLRGRAADLGAGYGYLAMELLARCPGIVALDLYEAQSRALALARANLARTPTAAALEFFWHDVTAGLERRYDVIVSNPPFHAQGREERPDIGRRFIAVAAQALNPGGRLWLVANRHLPYEAELDRSFGEVRTVAQQGGFKIVEAIRRAVRA; the protein is encoded by the coding sequence CCGACGACGCGCTGGAAACGCTGTTCCAACCCTTCGCCGACGGGCTGCTGCGCTGGCCCGAACAGGGCGGCGCGCTGTTCCTGGGCGCCCGCGACGGCATCGGCCTGCGCCAGCGGCCGCGCCCGGGCCTGGTCTGCGAGCAGGGCTTCAAGCCCGACGTCGACGCCTTGCACCGCGCCGGGCTGGATACGGTCGACCTGGAAACCCTGGATCCGCAGCAGCGTTACCCGCTGGTGCTGGTCCTGCCGCCGCGCCAGCGCGACGAGGCGCGCGCGCTGTACGCGCAGGCGCTGGCGCGCACCGCGCCGGGCGGGCGGGTGGTGGCCTGCCTGCGCAACGACGAGGGTGCGCGCACCGGCGAGGCCGACCTGGGCCTGATCGCCGGCCCGGTGGCCAGCCTGTCCAAGCGCAAATGCCGCGCGTTCTGGACCGCGCCGCTGCAGGGCCCGAAAGACCCGGCGCTGGCCCAGGCCTGGGCCGGCGCCGACGCGCCGCGCGAAATCCTCGGCGGGCGCTACCTGAGCCGGCCCGGCGTGTTCGCCTGGGACCGGATCGACCCGGCCTCGGCCCTGCTCGCCGAGCACCTGCCGGCCGACCTGCGCGGGCGCGCCGCCGATCTCGGCGCCGGCTACGGCTATCTGGCGATGGAGTTGCTGGCGCGCTGCCCCGGCATCGTCGCCCTGGACCTGTACGAAGCGCAGTCGCGCGCGCTAGCGCTGGCGCGCGCCAACCTCGCGCGCACGCCGACCGCGGCGGCGCTGGAATTCTTCTGGCACGACGTCACCGCCGGACTGGAGCGGCGCTACGACGTGATCGTCAGCAACCCGCCGTTCCACGCCCAGGGCCGCGAGGAGCGCCCCGACATCGGCCGGCGTTTCATCGCCGTCGCCGCGCAGGCGCTCAATCCCGGCGGCCGGCTGTGGCTGGTCGCCAACCGGCATCTGCCTTACGAAGCCGAACTGGACCGCAGCTTCGGCGAGGTGCGCACGGTCGCCCAGCAGGGTGGCTTCAAGATCGTCGAAGCGATCCGCCGGGCGGTGCGCGCATGA